The DNA segment GGATTTGCATTTATATATGATGTCCTTATTGTTCCAAATATAATACTTATGAAGTGAAAAGTTATGTTTGTAAATCATAGACCATGACAAAAAGGCTTGGCACATGCAGTCTAATTACAAGCGCACCAACGAACCACACGGTGTGAAACTAATTCTGATTTTTACCGCGCCCCttatcctttgtttccatgggagcACCAGCAACAGCGCTTGATTGGTGTGTCTGAGTTAAGCGCGTGTCATTAGGGCTTTATAAATGAACTTCCTCGTACACGTTTTACGCCTTGGACAAAGGGTGGTGTGGTTGTAGAGACTTCCCGGCTTGACACAGCAACTAAATTGTAAACATGGTTGACCAATTTGTCGGAACTTGGAAGATGGCCTCTAGTGAGAATTTTGATGAATATATGAAGGCAGTAGGTAGGTATTGTGAATTGGTGGTATGTGGCTGGACCATGTGGCTGGTTTCAACAGCCCACACATTAGCAACATCACTTTTCTGCATTTGACAGCCAGTGAACTTTGGCAATCAAACACTTACCTGTCGACTACATTACAGGTGTCGGGTTTGCCACCAGGCAGCTGGGTAACATGGCAAAGCCAAATTTGCTGTTCAGCGTGGATGATGGTGTTATAACTATGAAGTCTCAAAGCACGTTCAAAACGACAGAGATGAAGTTCAAATTAAACGAGGAGTTCGATGAGACCACAGCAGATGACCGAAAAACGAAGGTGGGTGTATAACAAGCAATTAAcgatatttgctcattttaagCATGACTAAATATGCGGACGTATCTATCGACCCATTTTCAGACCTCGATGACTCTAGAGAACGGTAAACTTGTGCAGAAGCAGTCCTGGGATGGCAAGACCACAATACTGGAGCGGGAGATTAAAGACGGAAAACTCATAGCGGTGAGTTGGTCTTTTGCGACAAGCCTGGACAGTTTAGCGACGTTAAAATGCCCAGAAACTGTTCCGTTTGGTATGTGTTTTTATATATGCATTGCATGTTTTGATTTCGAAGTGTGCTTGCATGTTAACAAATCTCTTTCCAGAAATGCACAATGGATGATGTTGTGGCGGTGAGGATCTATGAGAAGGAGGCATGATGGCCAGGTTGCCCCCAGACAAACGGCATCAGATGACATGCATTTTGTATTCTGTTCCAATACCATTAGGCCAAATGCCATTACTTGTTAAACTCGCATGCTAGGATGTTTAAATAAAAGTCCTGTTGTGCTTTACATGTCTTGCTGTGACTTTTATTCCTACAAAATGGGCTACTATTGGAGATTCAAACGTTTTGGATTTATTTAATGTTTTCCAGATGAGTTGGTGGAATGAGTGCCAGTAATTCGTTTTTAAAAGCATTCCAGAATTAAATCAAGTGTCATTGTTCATTGACAGATCATGACAGGTGGAACAGCTTTGCAGAATGATTTCAGGTTTCATTCTAAAAGTACATTAATTCTACTGCTGGGAAGTTACATGTCACTTTTGCACATGGCCACATGTAATATATTTGGGGGGGTTAAGCTTGATATATTTACAAATCAACTGATGGGGCTTGGAGCAGAAATTGGAGGACTTGGTGCAATTCCAATGTACCAATACTTGTTGCAACTTTTATATGCACcattgtatgttgctttggattaaaTGTTATTTGAACTTTATATGGGCCAAAACGTTTGAGTTAAATGGTAGCAAGATGTTACAACAGCCAATAAAAATGCAGGGTGGAGCCCTGACCCTCTGCCCATAAGCTTTCAACATTCATTAGACATGTGATCCCCAGATCCCGACTTGGATTGAAGACTTAATACCTCCGGATTAGTTTGACTTGACATGCCTTTTGTAAATTTAGCTGTGTTGCTAAGGTACCTTTTCAGTGAATTTATGAAAGCCAGCTTGCCTCAAGACCAGCACCTTAAATTGGCATAAGTGACAGATTTCCTTGAAGACCTTGACGTTATCAACAGGTACACAAGCAACATTGAATTCATTGTCATAGTAAAAGGGGAAAGTTGAGGAGGCCCACTCAAGGTTGAAAATTGACCTCACGAGCTGTAGGCCAAGCCAGCTGAGATGCACAGACTTCCCTGTTCAAGCAAGTGCACATAATTCCTTTAATTAGTGTTCTCTGGGTCAGCAGTTTAGGGCCCAAATTCTCCAAAAGATTTCCAGCTTTTTGTGAATGATTATGTCTGAGGGTGGTGTCCGATTATGACCAAGGGTGGTGCCACTGCAACAATCTGATTAATGAAAAAAGAATGAGGGTTTGCAGAGCCACAGAAATTAAACAAATTctcaaagagaggaagaaacagaaagagtACTGCTTTGGAGGGCGGTGTTTAAGGAACATCAGAGTGCAGAATTACAGGTATGAGCAGGAAGTCCAGTTCAACTGGGTTTATTACTCTaattcagtggttctcaaacctgtcctcaagtaccacctgtcctgcatgttttatatgttaatgtgattcaaataaatgggtcatTA comes from the Osmerus eperlanus chromosome 7, fOsmEpe2.1, whole genome shotgun sequence genome and includes:
- the fabp4b gene encoding fatty acid binding protein 4b; this translates as MVDQFVGTWKMASSENFDEYMKAVGVGFATRQLGNMAKPNLLFSVDDGVITMKSQSTFKTTEMKFKLNEEFDETTADDRKTKTSMTLENGKLVQKQSWDGKTTILEREIKDGKLIAKCTMDDVVAVRIYEKEA